From Penicillium psychrofluorescens genome assembly, chromosome: 1, one genomic window encodes:
- a CDS encoding uncharacterized protein (ID:PFLUO_001472-T1.cds;~source:funannotate) — protein MAVKSWEIEAHKCKEILANSIPKQYVAAESALPGGEELHVADICRKAGLLSENELAITESTATDLVAKMGKGALSAEEVVIAFLKRATIGQQLLNFATEFMADEAIARAKELDAYYKKTGKLVGPLHGVPISVKEHIGLEGRICHTGYVSWIKNIAPEDALLVQLLKKAGAVFHVRTNQPQSLMHLDCNNNITGMTVNPFNRKLSPGGSSGGEGASMGFKCAPLGIGTDIGGSIRAPAAFNGAYGFRPTALRNPYDGIILAGEGQESIRCVVGPLASSSVEDLDLFMSAVIDQEPWDIETSLVAMPWKRVQGSKDFTVAILWDDGIVHPHPPITRGLQYAKEKLQAAGIKVVDWEPLDHAHGWDIVSTLYFPDGAACQRKIVADSGEPLLPLTEWAFNYSRPEALTIHEYWEYNVKREKYRADYHALMKARGVDFIISPTFVGVAPELGTSQYWNYTAIWNILDQPTAVFPTGLFQDPKIDKAELSYVPRNPDDEREFAKYVPEKFEGAPISLQFTGKHFKDEETLAAAKIVSDIIQA, from the exons ATGGCTGTTAAGTCTTGGGAGATCGAAGCTCACAAGTGCAAGGAGATCCTCGCCAACTCGATTCCAAAACAATATGTGGCTGCAGAAAGTGCCCTTCCAGGTGGAGAAGAGCTCCATGTCGCAGACATCTGTCGCAAGGCCGGGCTATTGTCAGAGAATGAGTTGGCCATAACTGAATCGACGGCAACCGACCTCGTCGCAAAGATGGGCAAAGGTGCCCTCAGCGCGGAAGAAGTTGTTATTGCTTTTTTGAAGAGAGCAACTATTGGTCAACAACTT CTGAACTTTGCTACCGAATTCATGGCCGATGAGGCCATCGCTCGCGCGAAAGAGCTTGACGCATACTACAAGAAGACAGGAAAGTTGGTGGGGCCTTTG CATGGTGTTCCCATTAGTGTTAAGGAGCATATTGGGCTGGAGGGGCGCATCTGCCACACTGGATACGTTTCATG GATTAAGAACATTGCCCCAGAAGATGCTCTGCTGGTCCAGCTTCTCAAGAAAGCCGGGGCCGTCTTCCATGTTCGAACAAACCAGCCTCAGTCCCTCATG CACCTCGACtgcaacaacaacatcacTGGAATGACTGTCAACCCCTTCAACCGAAAGCTCTCTCCGGGTGGCTCATCTGGAGGAGAGGGTGCTTCCATGGGATTCAAGTGTGCGCCTCTGGGAATTGGGACTGATATCGGTGGCTCAATCCGTGCTCCGGCTGCATTCAACGGAGCATATGGCTTCCGTCCTACTGCGTTGAGGAATCCATACGATGGAATTATTCTTGCGGGCGAGGGCCAAGAATCTATCCGCTGTGTTGTTGGCCCTCTAGCAAGTTCAAGTGTGGAGGACCTGGATCTTTTCATGTCAGCAGTCATTGACCAAGAGCCGTGGGATATCGAGACAAGTTTGGTGGCAATGCCATGGAAACGTGTGCAAGGTTCCAAGGACTTTACAGTCGCAATCCTGTGGGACGATGGAATCGTACACCCCCATCCTCCCATTACCCGTGGGTTACAATATGCCAAAGAAAAGCTCCAAGCTGCCGGGATCAAGGTCGTGGACTGGGAGCCATTGGACCACGCCCACGGCTGGGACATTGTC TCAACGCTTTACTTCCCCGACGGTGCTGCCTGCCAACGCAAGATCGTCGCCGACTCCGGCGAGCCCCTGCTCCCCCTCACCGAGTGGGCCTTTAATTACTCACGCCCAGAGGCCCTGACAATTCATGAATATTGGGAGTACAACGTGAAGCGCGAGAAATACCGGGCCGACTATCATGCTTTGATGAAAGCGCGTGGTGTTGACTTTATAATCAGTCCCACGTTCGTGGGCGTCGCTCCTGAGCTCGGTACCTCCCAATACTGGAACTATACCGCCATCTGGAACATCCTGGATCAGCCCACTGCCGTCTTTCCAACAGGACTATTCCAAGACCCCAAGATTGATAAGGCGGAACTCAGCTATGTTCCTAGAAATCCAGACGATGAGAGAGAGTTTGCCAAGTATGTGCCGGAGAAGTTTGAGGGTGCGCCGATCAGTCTGCAGTTTACTGGAAAGCACTtcaaggatgaggagacaTTGGCTGCTGCAAAGATTGTCTCAGATATCATCCAGGCTTGA
- a CDS encoding uncharacterized protein (ID:PFLUO_001473-T1.cds;~source:funannotate): MATNTAEKDEIHDQIAQELSKTSFTCSSLSRLSGGTANFVYRGTPSSASPDSIIIKHTKDYVASNRDFKLDAKRCHFENAILQALDGGLLSSSQENITVKTPRILHFDQETNTQIMEDLPNSLDLKNFLLSELAQDVSESSARSLGYSLGSWLRSFHEWGTKQEQRETRELLNQNRTMKDIKFYVNYSMLLDTIANFPGILEESRGVLEEVHKFAAAELKKEDRDDEYGLIHGDFWTGK, from the exons ATGGCCACAAACACCGCAGAAAAGGACGAAATCCACGATCAAATCGCGCAAGAGCTGTCGAAAACCTCGTTTACTTGCTCGTCCCTCAGCCGCTTGTCTGGCGGCACCGCCAATTTTGTCTACCGAGGCacaccctcctcggcgtcaCCAgattccatcatcatcaagcaTACCAAGGACTATGTGGCTTCCAATCGGGATTTCAAGCTTGACGCGAAGCGTTGT CATTTTGAAAACGCCATCCTACAAGCACTCGATGGTGGTCTGCTGTCCTCCTCTCAGGAGAACATCACTGTCAAAACACCACGGATCTTGCATTTTGATCAAGAAACAAACACACAAATCATGGAGGATCTCCCCAATTCACTCGATCTGAAAAACTTTCTCCTCTCGGAGCTAGCGCAGGACGTATCAGAATCCTCAGCGCGTTCACTTGGTTACTCCCTGGGATCCTGGCTACGATCATTCCACGAATGGGGAACCAAGCAGGAACAGAGGGAGACTAGGGAATTGCTTAATCAGAACAGGACGATGAAAGACATAAAGTTCTACGTCAACTATTCTATGCTGTTGGACACTATTGCAAACTTCCCAGGCATCCTGGAAGAGAGTCGAGGTGTTCTCGAGGAAGTTCACAAGTTTGCGGCAGCAGAgctgaagaaagaagatcgagatgaTGAATACGGACTTATCCACGGCGATTTCTGGACTGGAAAGTAG
- a CDS encoding uncharacterized protein (ID:PFLUO_001471-T1.cds;~source:funannotate): MEETNFYGRGTELDTAAGASTDAVSTSQIDLDNDSKNKELHSDSEAPSLGQIYTRKTYWQKLALIDRQPNRPKNIFLMMCRPILLLRFPVFVFSGFQYGLTLVMFNIMNATASSILGSPPYNFRASMVGLSYFAPLIGAFIGASYTGWFGDKIGLWFARRNKGIREPEHKLWLFNVSLILVPSALILWGVGAYHHVQWVGLLFGMGMLGSTNAIGATTAINYAVDSYKDLSGEGMVTVILIRNTMSFAIGYGITPWIANTGLQNTFIAAAFIGLGFTATFFIMIKWGRYFRSSSKETYWKYVESSVLAGH; the protein is encoded by the coding sequence ATGGAAGAGACAAACTTTTATGGCCGCGGCACAGAACTAGACACGGCAGCAGGCGCGAGCACTGACGCGGTTTCAACCTCACAGATTGATTTAGATAACGACTCAAAGAACAAGGAGCTGCACTCGGATTCTGAGGCTCCCTCCCTCGGTCAGATTTATACTAGAAAGACATATTGGCAGAAGCTGGCTTTGATAGATCGTCAACCCAACCGCCCCAAAAACATCTTCCTCATGATGTGTCGACCGATTCTCCTGCTGCGATTTCCCGTGTTTGTGTTCTCCGGCTTCCAATATGGTCTGACTCTCGTCATGTTCAACATCATGAATGCTACTGCCTCTTCGATCCTCGGGAGTCCGCCTTATAACTTCCGCGCGTCTATGGTAGGATTATCCTACTTTGCTCCTTTGATCGGCGCCTTCATCGGAGCTTCTTACACCGGCTGGTTTGGAGATAAAATCGGGCTCTGGTTCGCCCGACGCAACAAGGGTATCCGGGAGCCTGAACACAAGCTTTGGCTTTTCAATGTATCTCTCATTCTGGTGCCATCTGCCTTGATCCTTTGGGGCGTGGGCGCATATCACCATGTACAGTGGGTTGGCTTGCTGTTTGGCATGGGTATGCTCGGATCTACGAATGCTATCGGGGCGACGACAGCCATTAACTATGCCGTCGACTCATATAAGGACCTCAGCGGCGAGGGTATGGTGACGGTGATCTTGATCAGAAACACCATGAGCTTTGCAATTGGATATGGTATTACACCATGGATTGCGAATACAGGTCTTCAGAACACGTTTATAGCTGCAGCCTTTATCGGTCTGGGGTTCACGGCTactttcttcatcatgaTCAAGTGGGGCCGGTACTtccgatcatcttcaaagGAGACATATTGGAAGTACGTCGAGTCCAGTGTTTTGGCTGGTCACTAA
- a CDS encoding uncharacterized protein (ID:PFLUO_001476-T1.cds;~source:funannotate) codes for MADRSLSVDLESSPRMQLVKKSRWQSIFENPKVLFIAFFASFGGFEYGYQQGVLGQSLVMYRFTHNFPSVVASSTATGWLTSVLQLGGILGSLSAGILGEIFSRKYTMFFACCWVILGSYLYVGASAGNASLLYAGRFFTGLGVGLFSGVGPLYNAELAAPEMRGLLVSFYQFATILGIMLSFWCGYGSNYIGGTGETQSDLAWRLPSIVQGIPAICLACGIWFMPFSPRWLVKQGRDEEAQSTLAWMRKLPVEHELVQVEYLEIKAEALFEERAFAKASPKLADKERQNVFMNQIAQYSNCVRSMDNFKRVATAWLIMFFQQWSGIDAIIYYASDVFKSLGLTSGTIALLATGVTGVVFIVSTVPGMLVIDKIGRKPMLLAGSALMCSTMIIVGIIVAKFQHDWPSHVAAGWTAVALIWVYIGSFGATWGPVSWTLISEIFPLSIRAKGASIGASSNWINNFAIAFFVPPMLEHWQWGTYIFFAVFLMGGIVWVWFFLPETKNATLEEMDRVFGSHSGEQDAELLREAQREVGLTAFVERMGIATGREVDSKEPGEQLVEKI; via the exons ATGGCGGACCGATCATTGTCCGTGGACTTAGAGTCCTCACCTCGCATGCAGCTGGTCAAAAAGTCCAGGTGGCAGTCGATCTTCGAGAACCCCAAAGTGCTCTTCATCGCCTTTTTCGCCTC GTTCGGCGGGTTCGAGTATGGCTACCAGCAGGGTGTTCTTGGACAGTCCCTGGTGATGTACCGGTTCACTCACAACTTCCCGTCGGTGGTGGCTTCATCTACCGCAACAGGGTGGCTGACCTCTGTTTTGCAACTGGGAGGAATCTTAGGATCCCTGTCCGCAGGTATTCTGGGAGAGATATTTTCTCGCAAGTACACCATGTTTTTCGCATGCTGCTGGGTTATCCTTGGTAGCTATCTATATGTTGGTGCCTCGGCCGGTAACGCGTCTCTGCTTTATGCTGGGCGATTCTTCACCGGGTTGGGTGTCGGTCTGTTCAGTGGTGTCGGGCCTCTCTACAACGCCGAACTGGCTGCACCAGAGATGCGCGGCTTGCTTGTCTCGTTTTACCAGTTCGCGACTATCCTCGGCATCATGCTGTCTTTCTGGTGCGGCTACGGCAGCAACTACATCGGCGGAACGGGAGAGACGCAGTCCGATCTCGCTTGGCGTCTCCCCTCCATCGTCCAGGGGATTCCGGCCATTTGCTTGGCTTGTGGAATCTGGTTCATGCCTTTCTCGCCCCGGTGGCTGGTCAAGCAGGGCCgcgacgaagaagcccagTCCACGCTGGCTTGGATGCGCAAGCTCCCTGTCGAACATGAGCTGGTTCAGGTTGAATACCTCGAGATCAAAGCAGAAGCACTATTTGAAGAGCGCGCATTCGCCAAAGCCTCACCAAAGCTTGCGGATAAGGAGCGCCAAAACGTTTTTATGAACCAGATTGCCCAGTATTCCAACTGCGTTCGCTCGATGGACAACTTCAAGCGTGTGGCTACAGCTTGGCTGATcatgttcttccagcagtGGAGCGGTATCGATGCTA TCATTTACTACGCGTCCGACGTGTTTAAGAGTCTTGGTTTGACCAGTGGCACCATCGCCCTCTTGGCCACGGGCGTCACGGGTGTTGTTTTTATTGTTAGCACTGTTCCGGGAATG CTGGTCATCGACAAAATCGGCCGCAAGCCTATGCTGCTCGCTGGGTCTGCTCTGATGTGTTCTACCATGATCATTGTCGGAATTATCGTTGCCAAATTCCAACATGACTGGCCCTCTCATGTCGCTGCTGGCTGGACCGCCGTTG CACTTATCTGGGTATATATCGGGAGCTTCGGAGCCACCTGGGGCCCTGTGTCCTGGACTCTGATTTCCGAAATTTTCCCACTCTCCATTCGTGCCAAAGGTGCCTCGATCGGCGCATCCAGCAACTGGATCAACAACTTCGCCATCGCATTCTTTGTTCCTCCCATGCTTGAGCACTGGCAGTGGGGCACCTACATCTTTTTCGCTGTTTTCCTCATGGGCGGCATTGTTTGGgtttggttcttcttgcccgagaccaagaatgctaccctggaggagatggatcggGTATTCGGAAGCCATTCGGGAGAGCAAGATGCCGAGCTTTTGCGGGAGGCCCAGCGCGAGGTTGGTCTGACTGCTTTTGTCGAGAGAATGGGCATAGCTACCGGGCGTGAGGTCGACTCTAAGGAGCCGGGTGAGCAGCTCGTTGAGAAGATCTAA
- a CDS encoding uncharacterized protein (ID:PFLUO_001478-T1.cds;~source:funannotate): MKGAILATTAALMGSALAAENVHRRHDALHNRRAVAYTPSSESAWPSSSVWSSAPAWSTPYNPGGPAEETCGCVTKTITYLGSPTLVPVPETSSTVVVPETTSTVKLTTTIQSTAYSTYTVTVSPSSTWTPTPSPVVTLPTPHVTTFPSTGTYTIPATTVVVTDTTTVCGATSTSVPSGTHTIGGTTTVVTTETTITCPYATVKPSGSTVTSVVEMTTYTCPAAGTYTVVPATTTVVPSPTVIVWPTPQTITPGTFTQPEQTVTVVETDYTYVCPFATPTPSAPAWPSSVAAETTTAPATPQPTGGSGSGVLTGKGQYGMTYSPYTNSGMCKTKDEVFQDVKTIQDKGFDLVRIYSTDCSGLMFVGEAARQYGMNMILGVYIDNTGTSGAQEQVSAIATWAEWDLVELIVVGNEAVQSGYVSASELATFIESSTAIFRAAGWTKDVTTTEPIDVWQQYGASTLCGAVDIVGANIHPFFNSETTAEQAGEFALSEYKILQSICPGKDVLNLETGWPNGGESNGAAIPGQSEQNIAIHSIAKYIGSKSIFFSFANDQWKSPGAFAVEQHWGCSDVFH; the protein is encoded by the coding sequence ATGAAGGGTGCGATTctggccaccaccgcggCCTTGATGGGCTCTGCCCTGGCCGCGGAGAACGTCCACCGTCGCCACGACGCTCTGCACAACCGCCGTGCGGTTGCCTACACCCCGTCGAGCGAGTCCGCTTGGCCCTCGAGCTCGGTCTGGTCCTCCGCTCCGGCTTGGTCGACTCCCTACAACCCTGGCGGTCCTGCTGAGGAGACCTGCGGCTGTGTGACGAAGACCATCACCTACCTGGGCTCGCCCACTCTGGTTCCCGTTCCGGAGACCTCCAGCACCGTCGTCGTTCCGGagaccaccagcaccgtcaagctcaccaccaccatccagtcGACTGCGTACAGCACCTACACCGTGACTgtctcgccctcgtcgacctGGACCCCGACCCCGAGCCCCGTGGTCACTCTGCCCACTCCCCATGTGACGACCTTCCCCTCGACTGGTACCTACACCATCCCGGCCACCACCGTCGTGGTGActgacaccaccaccgtctgCGGTGCCACCTCGACCTCTGTCCCGAGCGGTACCCACACCATTGgcggcaccaccaccgtggtCACCACGGAGACCACCATCACCTGCCCCTATGCCACCGTCAAGCCCTCCGGCAGCACCGTGACCAGCGTCGTTGAGATGACCACCTACACTTGCCCGGCTGCTGGTACTTACACCGTTGTCCCCGCGACCACCACTGTTGTGCCCAGCCCCACCGTGATCGTGTGGCCGACTCCCCAGACTATCACCCCGGGTACCTTCACTCAGCCCGAGCAGACCGTCACCGTTGTCGAGACTGACTACACCTACGTGTGCCCCTTCGCCACCCCTACTCCCTCGGCCCCGGCCTGGCCTTCGAGCGTCGCGGCTGAGACCACCACCGCTCCTGCTACTCCCCAGCCCACCGGTGGTTCTGGCTCCGGTGTTCTGACCGGCAAGGGCCAGTACGGCATGACCTACTCGCCTTACACCAACTCCGGCATGTGCAAGACCAAGGACGAGGTCTTCCAGGACGTCAAGACCATCCAGGACAAGGGCTTCGACCTCGTCCGCATCTACTCCACTGACTGCTCTGGTCTGATGTTCGTTGGTGAGGCTGCTCGCCAGTACGGCATGAACATGATCCTGGGTGTCTACATCGACAACACCGGCACCTCCGGTGCTCAGGAGCAGGTCTCGGCCATCGCTACCTGGGCCGAGTGGGACCTCGTTGAGCTGATCGTCGTCGGTAACGAGGCTGTCCAGAGCGGCTACGTCTCCGCCTCGGAGCTGGCTACCTTCATTGAGTCCTCCACCGCCATCTTCCGTGCCGCCGGCTGGACCAAGGACgtgaccaccaccgagcCCATCGATGTGTGGCAGCAGTATGGTGCCTCCACCCTGTGCGGTGCCGTCGACATCGTCGGTGCCAACATCcaccccttcttcaactcGGAGACCACCGCCGAGCAGGCTGGTGAGTTCGCCCTGAGCGAGTACAAGATCCTCCAGAGCATCTGCCCTGGCAAGGACGTCCTGAACCTGGAGACTGGCTGGCCCAACGGCGGCGAGTCCAACGGTGCCGCCATCCCCGGTCAGTCCGAGCAGAACATCGCCATCCACTCGATCGCCAAGTACATCGGCTCCAAgtcgatcttcttctccttcgccaaTGACCAGTGGAAGTCTCCCGGTGCCTTTGCCGTTGAGCAACACTGGGGCTGCTCCGATGTCTTCCATTAA
- a CDS encoding uncharacterized protein (ID:PFLUO_001474-T1.cds;~source:funannotate), translated as MDRLDPSLKLLPCICNRRENLDLLLVNKRIHDEAAYVFWNENCFCFEHLSQLTGLAEIIRPHIKSWIRYMTIMPYTEDEHEPDRLSWMPPALSWRCLPEFTGLVDIEIDIGLLSNFKCVLGLRNLHVQRSVSFVRQFSDDDDVQEGEEEDPGTYPGCPPWYIWPERARRRIVHAPLTEALKESMRRRPLKTKVLKMAFAASGLMKRDTLV; from the coding sequence ATGGACCGCTTAGACCCATCTCTGAAACTTCTTCCCTGTATTTGCAATCGACGCGAGAATCTAGACCTGTTGCTGGTCAACAAGCGGATCCACGACGAGGCGGCGTATGTCTTCTGGAATGAGAACTGTTTTTGCTTCGAACATCTCAGCCAGCTGACAGGCTTGGCGGAAATTATTCGGCCGCATATCAAGTCGTGGATCCGGTACATGACGATCATGCCGTATACTGAAGATGAGCACGAACCCGATCGCCTGTCATGGATGCCTCCAGCATTATCTTGGAGATGTCTGCCAGAATTCACTGGGCTTGTCGATATCGAGATCGACATTGGTCTCTTGTCAAATTTTAAGTGTGTTTTGGGTTTGCGGAACTTGCATGTTCAGAGGTCGGTTTCTTTTGTGCGTCAGTTTtcagacgacgacgatgtgcaggaaggggaggaagaagatcctggaACGTATCCTGGATGCCCTCCATGGTATATTTGGCCTGAGAGAGCACGACGACGGATTGTCCACGCGCCATTGACGGAGGCTCTGAAGGAAAGTATGCGCCGGAGGCCGTTGAAGACGAAGGTGCTCAAAATGGCTTTCGCTGCAAGTGGGTTGATGAAACGTGATACGTTAGTCTAG
- a CDS encoding uncharacterized protein (ID:PFLUO_001479-T1.cds;~source:funannotate), whose amino-acid sequence MINEPRLQNDYGADFWTRSPSTEYRHSTEGRGLFAGLQDVKHYNVENGWARRKSGEAPSGLFNALWSKVTGGAYHPPTVA is encoded by the exons ATGATCAACGAGCCCCGCCTCCAAAACGACTACGGCGCAGACTTCTGGACTCGCAGCCCCTCTACCGAATATCGC CACTCTACCGAGGGCCGCGGTCTCTTCGCCGGCCTCCAAGACGTGAAGCACTACAACGTCGAGAACGGCTGGGCTCGTCGCAAGTCCGGGGAAGCTCCGAGTGGACTGTTCAATGCGCTCTGGAGCAAGGTCACTGGTGGGGCTTATCACCCGCCGACGGTTGCTTGA
- a CDS encoding uncharacterized protein (ID:PFLUO_001477-T1.cds;~source:funannotate) yields MDNDWSTAGFVPFLVALDGDIDVLALASDTANSWQPQVALHAVATLEAGNLSCIPVYPGATWPLLNTPHRFHAWEAMHGDLAWQGAFAPENKTLEAEGNDPTSGNPNRIVKAAFKEGFPKGRPNNSTSAANFMVEMVRKYPGKVSIYSAGSLTNVALAVRMDPEFASLAKDLVIMGGYVDDNMLQATGSILQADFQSDINLMIDPEASKIALTADFPQITITGNVANQVFPDKEFMKDLIKVHNPYTELFYKYYDPSFPFWDETAAALMVDPSLATNQTSVYLDVDTSYGSPNYGNIHVYQKALSPPGVRQVNYVFQVDGDRLKQRIMHAMQYPRSCADLH; encoded by the exons ATGGATAATGACTGGAGTACGGCCGGATTTGTGCCATTCTTGGTTGCACTAGACGGTGATATAGATGTCCTGGCGTTGGCCTCTG ACACGGCAAACTCCTGGCAACCGCAGGTCGCACTACATGCTGTCGCCACGCTGGAGGCTGGGAATCTGAGCTGCATCCCCGTCTATCCTGGAGCGACTTGGCCATTGCTGAACACGCCGCATCGGTTCCATGCATGGGAGGCAATGCACGGCGATCTCGCCTGGCAGGGAGCATTTGCACCTGAGAATAAAACACTCGAAGCCGAGGGCAATGATCCTACTTCTGGCAACCCGAACCGAATTGTAAAGGCCGCGTTCAAGGAAGGCTTCCCTAAGGGCAGGCCTAACAATTCGACGTCGGCGGCCAATTTCATGGTAGAGATGGTTCGCAAGTATCCCGGCAAGGTGTCTATTTACTCTGCCGGTTCCCTGACGAACGTTGCTCTGGCGGTGCGCATGGATCCGGAATTTGCCTCTCTTGCCAAAGACCTAGTCATCATGGGCGGCTATGTTGATGATAACATGCTCCAGGCTACGGGAAGTATCCTGCAGGCAGATTTTCAATCTGAT ATCAACCTCATGATCGACCCGGAAGCCTCCAAGATTGCTCTCACTGCGGACTTCCCGCAGATCACCATCACTGGCAATGTTGCCAACCAAGTGTTCCCTGACAAAGAGTTTATGAAAGACCTGATCAAAGTCCACAACCCCTACACCGAGCTCTTCTACAAGTACTACGACCCATCGTTCCCTTTCTGGGACGAAACGGCGGCTGCTCTCATGGTTGACCCATCACTTGCCACCAATCAAACCTCAG TTTATCTCGATGTTGATACATCTTACGGAAGTCCGAATTACGGCAATATCCATGTCTATCAGAAGGCACTATCTCCCCCAGGAGTGCGTCAGGTAAACTATGTCTTTCAGGTGGATGGTGATAGATTGAAGCAGCGGATCATGCATGCCATGCAGTATCCTAGGTCTTGCGCGGATCTACATTAG
- a CDS encoding uncharacterized protein (ID:PFLUO_001475-T1.cds;~source:funannotate) — translation MGIKDTVLPPATLSMPHICVIGSLNIDFVTSTPRCPGPGETLTATSLSVTAGGKGGNQAVACGRASFVTQEIQDVSVSMIGAVGADDVYYSTLMRPALEASGIRTEGIEMSKTAQTGSASIIVEESVGGENRILVVPGANHAGMMSDIPQIITAVEHQQPKPSVVVMQGEIPRQTVLGLLEYFNRSSSSINVIFNPAPVFPEGVPLAALRGTAVLVMNETEALQMSASIAGLPVGNADHIAEQEPFNPEELAVPFHELAGVQIVLITLGARGVYFSTCAGKCGIVKGVKVAKVMDTTAAGDTFVGYFAAAISRFLVKGLDLTAFDAEIETAVQKANLAAAKCVQRQGAMMSIPFAHEL, via the coding sequence ATGGGTATCAAAGACACAGTTTTGCCTCCCGCAACACTTTCTATGCCACACATCTGCGTGATTGGCTCTCTGAATATCGACTTCGTCACCTCCACCCCGCGTTGCCCAGGACCAGGAGAAACTCTTACCGCAACATCCCTCTCTGTGACAGCTGGCGGAAAAGGCGGCAATCAAGCAGTCGCATGCGGGCGTGCATCTTTCGTGACACAAGAGATACAGGATGTATCCGTCAGCATGATCGGAGCAGTTGGAGCCGATGATGTTTACTACTCGACGCTCATGCGGCCTGCATTGGAGGCGTCCGGCATAAGGACAGAGGGCATTGAGATGTCAAAAACAGCGCAAACGGGATCCGCCAGCATTATCGTTGAAGAAAGTGTCGGGGGAGAAAATCGCATCCTAGTCGTGCCTGGCGCCAACCATGCTGGGATGATGAGCGACATTCCACAGATCATCACAGCAGTCGAGCATCAACAACCCAAGCCTAgtgtggtggtgatgcaGGGTGAGATCCCGAGGCAGACGGTACTGGGCCTCTTGGAATACTTCAATCGCAGTTCCTCGAGCATAAATGTTATCTTCAACCCGGCACCTGTTTTCCCAGAGGGGGTCCCTCTCGCTGCGTTACGAGGGACAGCGGTGCTTGTGATGAATGAAACAGAGGCTCTGCAGATGTCAGCGTCCATCGCTGGACTTCCTGTGGGTAATGCGGACCACATCGCAGAACAAGAGCCCTTTAATCCCGAGGAGCTGGCTGTGCCTTTCCATGAGCTCGCTGGGGTTCAGATTGTGTTAATCACCCTCGGGGCTAGGGGTGTGTATTTCTCCACTTGCGCTGGGAAGTGCGGCATCGTGAAGGGTGTGAAGGTCGCCAAGGTCATGGATACCACAGCAGCTGGAGATACCTTCGTCGGATACTTTGCAGCGGCGATTTCACGTTTTCTGGTCAAGGGCCTAGACTTGACTGCTTTCGATGCCGAGATTGAGACTGCCGTCCAGAAAGCAAATTTAGCTGCTGCAAAGTGCGTGCAACGACAAGGTGCTATGATGAGTATTCCTTTTGCGCATGAATTGTAG